The proteins below come from a single Vanacampus margaritifer isolate UIUO_Vmar chromosome 10, RoL_Vmar_1.0, whole genome shotgun sequence genomic window:
- the rmnd5b gene encoding E3 ubiquitin-protein transferase RMND5B, translated as MEQCACVERELEKVLHRFVMYGHQSEERLDELLRSVCEIRGQLVAFGVQDGDLSVLSQTMAQCCKNIKETVQMLASRHKDIHGSVSKVGKAIDRNFDAEISAVVAETVWDTPERQKHLSETIVEHLYRQGMLSVAEDLCQESGVVIDMSMKQPFLELNRILEALRMQNLRPALEWAVTNRQRLLDLNSCLEFKLHRLYFISLLSGGIGNQMEALQYARHFQPFASQHQRDIQILMGSLVYLRHGIDNSPYRSLLETNQWAEICNIFTRDACALLGLSVESPLSVSFASGCMALPVLMNIKQVIEQRQCSGVWTHKDELPIEIDLGKKCWYHSVFACPILRQQTSESNPPMKLICGHVISRDALNKLTNAGKLKCPYCPMEQNPSHAKQIYF; from the exons ATGGAACAGTGTGCGTGCGTGGAGCGGGAGCTGGAGAAAGTGCTCCATCGCTTCGTCATGTACGGCCACCAATCTGAGGAGAGGTTGGACGAGCTCCTGCGCAGCGTCTGTGAGATACGAGGACAGCTGGTTGCATTCG gCGTCCAAGATGGAGATCTATCAGTCCTGTCTCAGACCATGGCTCAGTGTTGTAAGAATATCAAAGAGACTGTCCAGATGCTCGCCTCTCGACATAAGGACATTCACGGCAGCGTGTCTAAAGTTGGCAAAGCCATCGACAGG AATTTTGATGCAGAGATTAGTGCTGTGGTCGCAGAGACTGTGTGGGACACTCCGGAGAGACAAAAACACCTGAGTGAAACTATAGTAGAGCACCTGTACAGACAAGGCATGCTCAGTGTTGCAGAAGATCTTTGTCAG GAGTCGGGTGTAGTTATAGATATGAGCATGAAGCAGCCTTTCCTGGAGCTCAACAGGATCCTTGAAGCGCTCAGGATGCAGAACCTGAGGCCAGCACttga GTGGGCAGTGACAAATCGCCAGCGTCTCCTGGACCTCAACAGCTGTTTAGAGTTTAAATTGCACCGCTTGTACTTCATCAGCCTGCTCAGCGGGGGCATTGGCAACCAGATGGAGGCGCTACAGTACGCTAGGCACTTCCAGCCTTTTGCCTCGCAGCACCAGAGAG ATATTCAGATCCTAATGGGCAGCTTGGTGTACCTGCGTCACGGCATCGACAACTCTCCCTACCGTAGTTTGCTGGAAACCAATCAGTGGGCGGAGATCTGTAATATTTTCACCAGAGACGCCTGCGCTTTACTGGGCCTCTCTGTAGAGTCTCCTCTTAGTGTTAG CTTCGCCTCAGGCTGCATGGCTTTGCCCGTGCTGATGAACATCAAGCAGGTGATCGAGCAGAGGCAATGCAGCGGCGTCTGGACGCACAAAGACGAGCTGCCC ATTGAAATAGACCTCGGCAAGAAGTGCTGGTACCACTCGGTGTTCGCCTGCCCCATCCTCAGACAGCAAACCTCGGAGAGCAACCCGCCCATGAAGCTCATCTGCGGTCACGTCATCTCCAGAGATGCACTCAACAAACTGACCAACGCCGGGAA GTTGAAATGCCCGTACTGCCCCATGGAGCAGAATCCCTCACACGCCAAGCAGATCTACTTTTGA